The stretch of DNA gcagagagcaggatgGCCCTGCTGGTGATGGAGACAGTGGAGGGGAGTTTCCCTGTTGACAGCAGcagacctgacacacacacacacacacacacacacacacacacaaacacacatacacacacactctctgggCTAGCCTGTCAGCTAGCTTGCTAGCTGCACAACGCTCATTGGTAACGTCAAAACCAGGCTGCCTATCCGTTTTCTTCAGATATCCACCATGGATTTGAATAATATCTTATCGCAGCTTGAAAGTGCCAAcgaagaagaaaatgagaagcTTCTGCAGCAGTATAATCGAGAGGTGAGTCGCGGctctgctgggtttttttttacgtcAACCAAAACAAACGGTAGTGCTAACGCTAGCTAGTTAGCCGAACAGCTATGCTAGCTTTGAGTTAGCTAAACATCTTGATAGCGAACTAAACTGATAGTAGCCCTGTCACGTGATATCTAATGTTGCATCGATAAATATATCACCAGCAAAACTATGAATGAGCCTGACAGGACATTTATATGTTGTTTACAACACCCACGTAGTGCTGAGGATGCTAATGCTGCCTACTTACAAGCCAGGTTTATGCACGTAGAGTTAAACAGCAATGTTAACTATGATAAGATAAACCTACACCAAATATTTGTAATAAAGCACGTTTAATATGTGTGTATCCTTGTCAAAAATATGTATTGTCTCTGTTTCAGAACTGCCACACCTTCAGTTTTGACCAAAAGGAAGAAGCCCTGCGGAGTGTAAGTAATATTTATCTGGGTTGGTTGTTATTAAATGATCAAGGTAGTCCTGTTTAGCTGtaatgaatgtttttctgtctgtgccaTTTCAGAAGCTGTGTCAGAGTGTCTTGTCAGTACTTGGGAGGCAGGTGCAGCCTAGCTGTCAGAGGACATGTCTGGAGACACTCCGCATCCTGTCCAGAGACAAGCGTGTCCTCGCACCTGTAGCAACCAGGGAAGGCATGCTGACTCTTGGGGGAATGGCGAGGCTGCATGCTGGAGAGGAAGGTGGGGACAACCAGAAAGGCTCTCAGgaagacacacagtcagaggaggaggagagggtggtggtggaggccTTGAAGTGCCTATGCAATGTGGTTTACAATagtcctgcagctcagcaggtTAGTGTAGATGTGCAGCTGGCTCATGGCCTGTGTACCAGCCTGCATACAGCCCGCACATGGCACCATGAGGTGGGCCTGTTCACACTGCGCCTTCTCTTCCTGCTGTCTGCCCTGCGGCCTGATGTTAGAGGGGTTTTGAGGAGAGAATGGCATGCGCTGAGACTACTGACAGAGGTCCTTGAGCACACCCTGGATGTGCGCTGGGTAGGCCCCTATGAAGCTGCCAGTCCAGATCCACAGGCCCTGCCCATGCCGGCAGAGGACAATGAGCGAGCAATGGAAGCACTCAAGGCCTTGTTCAACCTGACACTGTCTGACGCTGGTGGTGAGGTGAGTGTGTTGTGGTTATATGTTTACTGTAAGAGTGTGTATGTTACATTAAAGGTTCACATTGCATGTCATTCATCACGGGTATAAGTTGTTATAAGTATGTCAGGAGGGATTTGGAACAGATGAAGAATGCTAAAGTAAATGTTTCTGGCTCAGTCATTTGCTCAATTACAGATTAGACTTTTCTAGACCACTAGGATCATAAATCCCAAGTTATATCTATCACTAAACATTTGCCCTGTTCACATCTTTCTGATGAAGACACTCATCCTCTCATTGCTCATTTACTGTCAACGACTTAGCACATCAGCTGAATCCCGGAAATTGAAATGTGGTAACTTGATTAAAACATTGCAATTCAAGATAACAACTTACACATTAGGTTTATACACAACTTTGACCAGTGTGGCACTTTAAGGGCCAGGTCAATTAGTGGTGAAATTAatatcaggtgtgtgtgtgttgaatattGTATGTCTGTATGAATATTCAAAGGTGTAAAAGGTGcctcattaatgttattaattgcGGCTGTGCTTTTTCATCTACGACAACTCAAAATGTCTACAAAGAGAAGTTAGGGTTCATTTAGGAAGCACCAACCCCATGAGTGTCTCCACCACTGagcccctttttaaaaaaaaaaaagaaaaaaaaagaagaagtagtAAAATCAGCTTCATACAAGCCCTTTATATGTTTCCATATTAAACTGGTTTCGCAATAGTTTCACTTTATCACGAAACACACGACTAACTGGAAATCACAGACATGATTAGACAGGTTGCACTCACCAAAAtactctcttctttttttactttctcatGTAAAATCTAATGTACTTAAGTTGTGATTGATGTAGTTATAGTGTAAGAGTTTGTAGTTACAGCTGAAAATCAGTATAAAAACTTGGAAGTCTTGTCTAAGAAGGTATTTCAAACATGCTTGCCGTATTTCATGCAATTTGGATTGAAATGGACACATGACCACAAAGACAGCCTCTAACACAGTGTAAGTGTCAATGacttaatgtatttttacttcTTAGTCTTATATGTGATCCTTCTCTCCCCTTTGTTGTTTTAGAAGTCTGAGcgtcctctttctcctcccttttttttgaATCCCAAGAAAAAGTTTTCACCTCAGACTGCCTCTGTGCTCTGCTCTTATCTGCCTTTAGATTGGTTTTAATGCGTCTTTAAATATACaagttttttttgcagttaGGCTTTGCTTCCAGGCTCCTGTCCTTGTAGTTTAAGCTTGTTTGACcttattggtttgttttttgtcagacCAATGAAACAGTTTGCTTGGAgttgatttttttgttcatcCTTGATTTAATAGGAGGATGACCACCAGTTCCGACTTATCGCTGCCATTCTGCGTCATCTGTTGATGCTGAAGACTGAGAcggaggagaaaacagaggaagcacACAGGTGAGAAAGCTACAACATTGAATATAAACCTGTGAAAGGGCacaaaaaaagcatgaaatgaCTACAGTCCCATGATGCTTCTATGTTTTGTAGCTTGCAGTTTGTGAACGTGTGTCCTCATTTCTATAtttggtgattgtgtgtttaacAAGAACGCTGCTGTTGAGCCAAGTCATTTGAAACTGATTTgcatagaaaaacacacagatctaCAGACTACTTCCACAACCTTCCAGCAAAAGATCCATGTTCAGCATTGGAAAATCACCTGCTGTGATTTGCATGTAAGCACCGATTCTGGACAAGCGCTGAGTGTCCACTGAGCAGCTGTGAGTTAGCAGCTCACTACACATTAAGACTGATGGTGGCAGACTGCGGTGTCGTGGGAAAAATGCATCAGGCAAAACAAAGATCTTTCTTTGGTGCCTTGCAGGTTCTTTTATCTCCTAAAGGCTTTTAGCTGCCGTAGTAGTGCAGCAGTATGTTATTCTCATGGTAATTTAATGCAGGAATGCCAAGAATCTGTGGCCACAGACTGAAATTTAAACAGTGTCATGTAAAAGTGACTGATGTTGCTCTTGACCTGTCAAGCTGGTGGCTGAACTGGTCATGGGAGTTTGACCCACTGACCAACATAACTTAGTTGcagtttgtttaaatgtgatttaGTTACATTAATatgttgaggtttttttttattcagatggCATCATTCTATTATCAATTAACTCTTATTGGCTAATGAAGGCTCTCTTTAACAAtggtaaaatacatttttagactgaaaaatataatttcagatCTTCTTGGTGGCCTTGATGAATCCACCAGCAGTTTATGAGATAAAATATACCCACATATCCAGTTATATAGAGACAAATGTCTCCTCTGAATGTTTGTAGGGGAAATCAGAAATTGTTTGGCTCAAAACTCAACAAATTGGGCtaacattaatattatataCTACTCTtagtttctgttattttctgttttattcaagGATTTCCCTCCTTTTTGGGgcatttaatgcatttattgGACAATAACAGTGGAGACATGCAAGAAGtacgaagagagagagagtaagagaatAATGTCTCTCTACCACTCTGAATATAAAACTTTATGTCCCTTTAAGTTGCTGTCTGGACAACGTAGGATTGTGTAGATTAAACAATGTGGCACAGATGTGTGttagaaaaattatttttgaaagccCTTTTTACCCCACGTGAGCCAGACCGCACCCTGAGGTCATCTGGCAGCTCCCCATCAGCTGTTCCAAAATGTAGATTAAAAGCAAGAGGTGATTGGTCCTTTGCCATCAGGGGTTCTTGACTTTGGAACAACTCTTCTTAGGCAAACTGCTTCAGatctttcatcttttcaaaaGCTGTTGTTCCAACGCTTTCATCTGTTAATCATCCTCTTTACTACTTAAACCTCAGTTTTTAGACTTTGACCTCTTCAACCCTTCCAGACCCTTTGGCAGCTCCATCTCAGAAAAACTGATGATTTTATCCTGTAAGTACGGTAAAAGGTTTACATaattaaaatttcttttttatcccCAGCCATGCTGTCAACTTGCTTAACAACCTGCCTGTGTCCTGCCTGGATGTGTTAATCGACGTGCCTGTCCAGGGAGGACTTGATAAATATGGTGGGAAAAACATGGATGCAGTCCAGGTGTTACTAGACTTCATGGAGAAAAGGATTGACAAGGTAAAATTCATCCTCTGCTGCAAAGAGAGAGGACTGCATAGTTTACCCACTGAAGAGACATTACATGTTAATGTATTGTTGATAATCCATCTAAAACTTTGATatgtcctaaaaaaaaaaaaacttgtaacAGTGATGAAGCATCCTACATTGTAGTGTAAGTGTACCAGAGTACCAAATTAAATTTACACCTGTTGTAATTGACAGTACAGAACACGTCAGAAACATTTTGAACTTACATGTAAACTAAGATCCATAATTTTTAACATAGGTACACTCGCATGCAGTGAGCCTTGGCACACATCTTTCTgacaatttgatttattttttttatttaaaagtggaAGACAGACATGAAGCACGAGGAGAGAGACATATTGACACATGGCAAATATCCCTGGCAGGACCAGGGACATCATAGTGACATACAATGTGTCTTACAGCTAGTACATCATTATGCTCTTCACAGCAGATTTGTACACTTACTCTCGTCTTCACACATCTTACTGCATATCATTCAGTTTCTCATCTACCCATCCTGTCTTTACTTCATTAACCTTCATATTATTTGTGTGCGCATGACATCTAACCAGTGTTTCAGATCGTTCAGCTTGTGAAGTGTTTTGTGGACTGTTTCACTCCAAGCAGGGCTCCAACTACAAAGAGGGGCTCACTCCGGTGCTCAGCCTTTTGACTGAAGGATCCAGACACCACAGAGAGATCCGCAGATATATCAAAGCTCAGGTACAGTAGCTGCCAACAGATTTAAACACAGATATCGGTAAAGTCTGTAGCATTTCTGGTGCCTTGTCTAAATTGTCTGAGTAAAGTATTGAAACCTCAACAGGATGCTAACCTTATAGCTGTTATAGTGCGTGTGTTCATTAACCAATGAATAGGTTTGACATCTTACTTatagtgacagaaaaacaataatCTGAACTATTAAATATCTCTGCATCTTCAGGTACTTCCCCCGCTGACAGATGTGAAAATCAGGCCAGAGATTGGCACCACCATCAGAAACAAGTTGGTTCGCCTTATGACTCATGTGGACATGGGCGTGAAGCAGACGGCTGCAGagtttctctttgttctctGCAAAGAGAGCGGTAAGAGGGGGCAGGCAGTGGTGGGGTCATGGGAGGAACGAATGAGAGAGCAGGAATTATATCTGTAGTTGGGTGCAATTGATGAAATTGGCAGATGCATGGCTCCTGCATACATATAACTACAGCTTGGCTCATCCTCACACATGAACATCTAATGTCACacccttgtgtgtttgtggtttcatCTTCCAGTGGACAACCTGCTGAAGTACACAGGATATGGAAATGCAGCAGGACTCCTGGTGGCTCGTGGACTTcttggaggaggaagaggagagacgCAGTACTCTGAAGATGAAGACTCAGACACAGAAGAATACAAGTCAGCCAAACCCTTGTGAGAAATCTGCCCAGGGCTTAAAATACAGTGCTGACAATCTGATGTTattattacctctgccaaggtgcttttgttttcacctgtgtctgtttatttgtcagcaagATTTTACAAACGTACTACCATTACCAAAGTAAACccatttgcactgaacttggtggagggatggggcatgggccaagggaagaacccattaaattatATAGTTGAATTTGGAAGTCTGGTGAATGTTATTTGTCATTGGCCTTGGCAGAAATCTGTGCCCTCTGAGTGCCCCTCTATTTGTGTATGCACTGataatgtattcattcattcacagcaGTAAATTAAGCTTACTCATCTTCTTTTTCAGTATCAACCTCATCACTGGTCATGTGGAGGAGCCAATGCCGAACCCCATTGAAGAGATGACGGAGGAGCAGAAGGAGTATGAAGCACAAAAACTGGTCAATATGTTTGACAAGTTGTCAAGGTAAAAATACCTCTGCTACAGGCTGCAGAATCTTAATGAATACTTAATAACTTCATAAATGATAAAGGTCctgaataattaatatttaagtTACTGGGCATTTAGGCCAAAAACAGCActgtgagtttaaaaaaaaacttgagggGCTGTGATGGTTAGGGGAAAAAGTTGAAGAAATCCTTCGGGGTGCAGATTTTTGGATCCAGGTCCACACCAAAAATGCATCACTTGTTCCAGAGCTGACTGCCCAAAGCTACACAAAATTTCACAGAAATTTGTTGACAGGTTTTTGAGATTTTTGGTACTGTATGTAACAGGAGACAatagtatgaaaaaaaatggcaggtAGGAGGTTGCCATGTCTACTGTTGAAGATTCGTTGATATGTGATGGTAGAAGGAATCTGTGTGTAATGAAAAATTGAACAGAAAGCTTGAtttgaaagatgtttttcaGGCACCCTGCTAAGAAACAAACAGGATAAACACAGAATTCTGTGGCATATAATCAATTATGTTTCCTTTGCAAAGAGTCGACTAACATGATTAACTTATTCTTTTAGAACAACTTCTGCTTCCGCTGCTcaaattattcatattatttattgttcTCTCTGCAAAGGGCCCCTCTGTATTTATGTTGACCTTTCCTTAGCGAGCAGAGGCCAACGTTAGTCAAGCACGATGCCTGTACAAAAGTAACAGTGAGCTCGCTCCCTGCCAACCGGTTCATCAAAGGAAGAATCTCTAGCCGTTAGCTGCAGCTTCAATTAGGCTTGGACTTCCAGCACGCCGCAGCATTCAGCTAGAGTAAATGGAGGCTGCCGGCACGCCGCTGCAGCATCATTACCACCACTCCATTAATTATCACCTAATTGGCACACAGAGTCGGCTTGTCGGCCTTGGTTCCTTTATGTGCTGCATTCAGGGTTTTTAATAACACGTGTCCTGACTTTATTCTTCTCATTCTGAGGAGCCAATCATTGGTCAGACAGGGAGTGGACTGAGACAGAGGTACAACTAGACAAAGCAATTTGGGTGGAACGTGGACGAAGAGGAAGAGACACGGGTGAACAAATGTGCAGACATAAGAAAGCTGACCTCGTCATTGTTGAGCCAAAGAGGGGGTTGAGCTGTAATGAGGCACGTGCGGCCAGAAGAGGAAGATTCCTTTCTGAGGCTGcatcctctttcttctcttcctcagtgAAGATGTGGTGATGACCGAGAGCTGCTTCCTCACTACACTCAATGCTCTAAGGAGATCGGTCAAAGCCCTGCAAGAATGTGCTCCCCTAACTGCTTAACTGATCATCCAATTAGTACATATTCTgcacccccacccaccaccaacccccccTTACATCTGCCAGACCCCCAGTCCTCTGTCGCTGATGAGGAGAAgcgagtttttttttttgttttgttttggggttttttttactcttaatTGGGAGAGCTGATTTATTTTGTCTCGTTAGTCCTCATTGTACCTGCTGACGTTTAACAGTGCTACGAGGCTGTGGACTGGTCGTGCCTCTCTGCAGGTTTCATCAGTGAAAAGATGTCAAATCAATGCTATGATATTCTCAGATTTAACCACGGCTCAGTAGTTTATTCAGGATAAGTTAAATTTAATTGCAGGAATCAGTGGAAATTACATGGCCATTTGTATTTGAatctttcaaatgaatgaaaatgggTCCTCTTTAAATCTTTGATGATAAATCATCAGAGAGGGAGTGGTGACACAGTGCAGGTATAATTGGATTAGGATGAAGGAGCAGCCGTGGCTTTGAGGAGATTAGTCTGAGTGCTGATCCTGTAATTAAACCTGCCACAGGAGAGGAGGGCAGGAGGgctgagaaggagagaggatggCCAGACAGGGGCCAGTGTccataaggggggggggggcttgtcGAGTGAGGGTCCTCGAGTTCTGGATGTAAGAGAGTAAAGATGTACTAGTGAAAGCCCTCTTTAAGACTGTCCAAACACAAAGGATCCTGAACAGAGTTGGGGTTTGTAGTGGGGCAGGTAGGCAAAacaattgtgcattttatgactaaagcatgaaaattTCAGCATATGATCTACATACCccaaagttttatttcagaccGGGAGGCAATTTGTATCTCACCTCTGGTAACCTTGGGAGGTCTTTGACCTCAGCATTGAATTTTTCCGGATTTGCCCCATTTCTGATGATGATCATGTATATCTTTGCCAAAATTGCATAAAGATGCATATTTGCTGCTGTGGCCATGTACCATAATTTTGCTTAGAGCACCAATTTTGCAGGGGGACTGCAGACCCCACCATTTCCAGGTGTTAAGGTAGCTATagcttgttaaaaacactgacaacttctgttgtgtgttctATGGAATTACATGTCAAGGTAGCACATTAGTGAACACTTTAAtcagaagctagcatgctagtttgGACTGGACCACACTCATTACTCCAGGGGAGTAATGTCTTGTCCTAGAAGTGACATTTTGAATGCCTCCACGTCGGAAAAATTAACTTCATGGTTGATAGAAACACGGGAgaaagtttcatgctttgtcataaaatgcaaaataccTTCAAGATACAAGCTTataaacaatgtcatagtatagtaagtcataaaaattgaCGTcgtatagcaagtcataaaaccaacatagtatagtaaggtataaaaatgtcatagtatagtaagacataaaaacgtaacATTATTGTAAGgagtaaaaaacatcatagtatactaaggcataaaaacatcatagtatagtaagtcataaaaagcgacatagtatagtaaggcataaaaaaacgacagtatagtaaagtatcaagaatgtcatagtatattaaggcttaaaaaaaacaccattgtatagtaaggcatagaaaagtcagacagacagatagatactttatttattcccaaggggaaattcatatgtccattagctcattgttgataacaacaactacaacatgtaaggtataaaaagttataggacagtaaggtataaaaaacctcataaagacatcatagtatagtaaggtataaaatgtcacggtatagtaaggcattaaaaatcacagtatggtaaggcataaaaacatcaatatggtaaacttcatagtattgtaaggtataaaaatgtcatagcaacaacattgtacagtaagtcatgaaaacgtcatagtatgatatggcataaaaagtcagaatagtaaggtataaaattgtcatagcaacgacatagtatagaatgtcataaaaatgtcatagtatagtaaggcataaagaacatcatataatagtaaggcataaaaacgtcatggtatagtaatgcttaaaaaagtgtcatagtatagtaaggaataaaaaatgacagtatagtaaagcttaaaaagatgtcatagtaaggcaaaaaaaaaaaaactcggtaaggcatgaaaaacgtcatagtatagtatggcagaaaaaggACATAGTACGTTTTTACTActagtcatagtatattaaggcataaaaacgacatagtatagtaaggcataaaaaggacataattaggcatgaaaaggacatagtataataagtcataaaaacgacagtatagtaaggcataaaaaggacatattatagtaaggcataaaaagacatagtatagtaaggtataaaaacgacagtatagtaaggcataaaaaggacactatagtaaggcataaaaaggacactatagtaaggcataaaaacgacatagtatagtaaggcatgaaaaac from Seriola aureovittata isolate HTS-2021-v1 ecotype China chromosome 10, ASM2101889v1, whole genome shotgun sequence encodes:
- the ric8b gene encoding synembryn-B isoform X1; translated protein: MDLNNILSQLESANEEENEKLLQQYNRENCHTFSFDQKEEALRSKLCQSVLSVLGRQVQPSCQRTCLETLRILSRDKRVLAPVATREGMLTLGGMARLHAGEEGGDNQKGSQEDTQSEEEERVVVEALKCLCNVVYNSPAAQQVSVDVQLAHGLCTSLHTARTWHHEVGLFTLRLLFLLSALRPDVRGVLRREWHALRLLTEVLEHTLDVRWVGPYEAASPDPQALPMPAEDNERAMEALKALFNLTLSDAGGEEDDHQFRLIAAILRHLLMLKTETEEKTEEAHSHAVNLLNNLPVSCLDVLIDVPVQGGLDKYGGKNMDAVQVLLDFMEKRIDKQGSNYKEGLTPVLSLLTEGSRHHREIRRYIKAQVLPPLTDVKIRPEIGTTIRNKLVRLMTHVDMGVKQTAAEFLFVLCKESVDNLLKYTGYGNAAGLLVARGLLGGGRGETQYSEDEDSDTEEYKSAKPFINLITGHVEEPMPNPIEEMTEEQKEYEAQKLVNMFDKLSRQNVIRPMGVRPDGTLAPLEETLCDPTGDNSASDSD
- the ric8b gene encoding synembryn-B isoform X2, which codes for MDLNNILSQLESANEEENEKLLQQYNRENCHTFSFDQKEEALRSKLCQSVLSVLGRQVQPSCQRTCLETLRILSRDKRVLAPVATREGMLTLGGMARLHAGEEGGDNQKGSQEDTQSEEEERVVVEALKCLCNVVYNSPAAQQVSVDVQLAHGLCTSLHTARTWHHEVGLFTLRLLFLLSALRPDVRGVLRREWHALRLLTEVLEHTLDVRWVGPYEAASPDPQALPMPAEDNERAMEALKALFNLTLSDAGGEEDDHQFRLIAAILRHLLMLKTETEEKTEEAHSHAVNLLNNLPVSCLDVLIDVPVQGGLDKYGGKNMDAVQVLLDFMEKRIDKGSNYKEGLTPVLSLLTEGSRHHREIRRYIKAQVLPPLTDVKIRPEIGTTIRNKLVRLMTHVDMGVKQTAAEFLFVLCKESVDNLLKYTGYGNAAGLLVARGLLGGGRGETQYSEDEDSDTEEYKSAKPFINLITGHVEEPMPNPIEEMTEEQKEYEAQKLVNMFDKLSRQNVIRPMGVRPDGTLAPLEETLCDPTGDNSASDSD
- the ric8b gene encoding synembryn-B isoform X3, whose product is MDLNNILSQLESANEEENEKLLQQYNRENCHTFSFDQKEEALRSKLCQSVLSVLGRQVQPSCQRTCLETLRILSRDKRVLAPVATREGMLTLGGMARLHAGEEGGDNQKGSQEDTQSEEEERVVVEALKCLCNVVYNSPAAQQVSVDVQLAHGLCTSLHTARTWHHEVGLFTLRLLFLLSALRPDVRGVLRREWHALRLLTEVLEHTLDVRWVGPYEAASPDPQALPMPAEDNERAMEALKALFNLTLSDAGGEEDDHQFRLIAAILRHLLMLKTETEEKTEEAHSHAVNLLNNLPVSCLDVLIDVPVQGGLDKYGGKNMDAVQVLLDFMEKRIDKQGSNYKEGLTPVLSLLTEGSRHHREIRRYIKAQVLPPLTDVKIRPEIGTTIRNKLVRLMTHVDMGVKQTAAEFLFVLCKESVDNLLKYTGYGNAAGLLVARGLLGGGRGETQYSEDEDSDTEEYNINLITGHVEEPMPNPIEEMTEEQKEYEAQKLVNMFDKLSRQNVIRPMGVRPDGTLAPLEETLCDPTGDNSASDSD